The Rhodococcus rhodochrous DNA window CCCCATGGCGATCGTCGTGGGTGCGGTCGCGGTGTGCGCAGCGGTGGCGTGGGCCGACCCGACCACGCCGGGTGGGGTCATCCCGCCGTGCCCCACCTATTCACTGTTCGGAATCCTGTGTCCCGGTTGCGGTTCGTCACGGATGTTGTACTCACTCGTCCATCTCGACGTACCGGCAGCGTTGCACTACAACGCCCTCGGTCTCGTCGCGCTGGCCGTGCTCACCGCGGTCTTCGGTCTGTGGACGTGGGGCCGGGTGCGGGGCACACCGATGCCGCGATGGACGCGATACCGGTGGACCCCGCACCTCGTGCTGGCCCTGACGGCGGTGTGGTTCGTCGTGCGCAACATCCCGGTCGCGCCGTTCACCGCCCTACGGATCTGACCGTCAGAGGATCGGGCAGTTGACCAGGTAGTCCCAGTCCGTCCCGGGATCACCGGTCACTCGGACGAGAACCGAGGTCGCGCTCCCGGCCGGCACGTTCACCACTGCCGATCCGGTGCCTTCGTTGATGCTGTCACCGATACGACCGGTGTCGTAGATCTGGGAACCCCCGTAGAACACCTGGATCCGGTCGGGAACGTCGTAGGTCTCCCAGTCGAGCAGGAACGACGTGGGACCGCTGCGACCCAACTCGTGGTAGGTGCTGGTGACACCTTCCCCTCCCGACTGCCGCGACTGGTTGCACTGCTGTGTCGTCGGCAGCGACGATCCGTTCTCCAGGATCACGCTGCCCAGATCGATCGCACGGGCCCCCAGATCCATCACGCTGCCGGGCAGTTCGGACACACTGCCGGGCAGATCGGCGACACTGCCCGGCAGATCGTTGCTGCCGGCGCTGCCGGTGGGAGCGGCCGAAGCGGCAACGGGCGCACCGAATGCGACCGCCGCCACCGTGACCGCCGTCAGAACCGCGCGCAGACCCGACCTGCGAATACGAGACATGCTTCCTCCGATGATCGATGCGTTGAATCCCCCATGAGGGACGTTCCCACACCGCGCGGCCTGGGCGTATCCTGCAATCGGATGAATCCGGCTCGGTCGGAACATCTTCCGTCCCTTCCGATTCACGCCGTGTCGCCGCACGGCGGCCGGAAGGGAACACCCGGCAGATGCCGTTCCCATTCGTCCTCGGTCACCGGAGTGCCGACGGTGGAACACAGTGTCGCCTCGACGGTCTCGGGGTCGAGTTGCCACAGCCGCACGGAACGGTCCGGACCGCCTCCGACGAGCACCGCTCCGTTGTGCGCGAAGGTGGCGTCGTAGACCCGGCTTCCGTAGGCGGCGAGCACCGCGTGGGTGGTGGGGGAGTCCGGCCGGGTGACGTCCCAGATCCACGCCGACCCGTCGCCGACGCCGGCCGCGAGACGATTCCCGTCGGGGGAGAAGTGCAGCGAATACACCGCGTCCGCAGGCCCGGTGATCCGCGCCAGTTCGCGCGGGGCGGCAGGGTCCGCGACATCCCACAGGCGCACACTGCGGTCGGCGCTCGCGGCGGCGAGGACCGTTCCATCGCCACCGAACGCGACCGTCTGCGCCTGACTCTCGAACCCGGAGAGTTCGGAGATCCGCGTCGGGTCGGCGGGATCGGAGAGATCCCACAGTTCGACGAGGCCACCGGCGCTCGCCGCGGCCACGATGTCGGCAGTGGGATGCCACGACAGCATGTACGGATAGTCGTCGGCCTCGAAGGTGCCGACAACGCGCGGAGCAACCGGATCGGAGGCGTCGACGATCGCGACCTTCGCGTCCTCCGTCGCCGTTACCGCCACGACGGGTCGGTCGGGAGCGAACTCGACCACTCCGACGACGCCCGCGACGACGCCCTCGGCGGTCCCGGCGAACTGCGGCGCCGCGGGGTCCGTCAGATCCCACAGGTGCACGGATCCGCCGGATGTTCCCGCTGCAGCGAGTGATCCGGTCTTCGACAGCGCTGCGGCACCACTGAACCGGTCCTCGACGGGCGGACTCAGGGACGGTTGTTCCGCCGCCGCACCGGGATCGGCGATGTTCCACAGCGGCAGGGCATTCGACCGTCCCTGACCGAAGAGGACGAGGGTGCCGTCCGCATCGACGGGAGTGACGTAGACGGCTTCGTCCGCGGGCAGGACCGGGCCGGGCACCGGCCACCATCCCACCGAACCGTCCAGTGCCGCGGTGAGCACTGCGCGACCCTCGTCGGTGAAGACGACCGAGGTCACGGGATTCGAACCGGGCAGTGTCGTGGTCGATTCGGCGGCGTCGGGAGTCGTTCCGTCCGCCCAGATGCGGACGGTGTTGTCGGAGCTGCCCGCGACC harbors:
- a CDS encoding DUF2752 domain-containing protein, producing the protein MAIVVGAVAVCAAVAWADPTTPGGVIPPCPTYSLFGILCPGCGSSRMLYSLVHLDVPAALHYNALGLVALAVLTAVFGLWTWGRVRGTPMPRWTRYRWTPHLVLALTAVWFVVRNIPVAPFTALRI